One stretch of Thermococcus sp. DNA includes these proteins:
- a CDS encoding DUF473 domain-containing protein, with protein sequence MEAVVLAGIARRVLDELLRNPYRTIELRSARNVLAVEKALEEASRLFLTYDPFEDVSVGTEGLLAELLEAREIETRVPWEESDEREVTVCRAKVKLLGLGRVTEVEREGEVIIVRVRELLPHEMGMG encoded by the coding sequence ATGGAGGCGGTGGTTCTTGCCGGAATAGCCAGAAGGGTCCTCGATGAGCTGTTAAGAAACCCCTACAGGACGATTGAGCTCAGGAGCGCGAGGAACGTCCTTGCGGTGGAGAAAGCCCTAGAGGAGGCCTCAAGGCTGTTCCTTACCTACGACCCCTTCGAGGACGTCTCGGTCGGAACCGAGGGCCTGCTAGCTGAACTCCTTGAGGCGAGGGAGATTGAGACGAGGGTTCCATGGGAGGAGAGCGACGAGAGAGAAGTGACCGTCTGCAGGGCAAAGGTAAAGCTCCTCGGGCTCGGAAGGGTCACCGAGGTTGAGAGGGAGGGAGAGGTGATAATCGTCAGGGTCAGGGAGCTCCTCCCGCACGAGATGGGCATGGGTTAA
- the nucS gene encoding endonuclease NucS, which translates to MNKVEYLSEPAPEEAREIFERAISRGAVLVVFARCKVHYEGRAKSELGSGDRVIVVKPDGSFLVHQSKKREPVNWQPPGSVVRFEMRELPALVSVRRKPRETLVVEMEEIYHVVLFRAEDYEELALTGSEAEMAEMIFRKPELIEHGFRPLHREKPIRHGIVDILGVDKDGNVVVLELKRRRAELHAVRQLKSYVETLKEEYGDRVRGILVAPSLTSGARKLLEKEGLEFRKLEPPKRERSRGRQRTLF; encoded by the coding sequence ATGAACAAGGTCGAGTATCTGAGCGAGCCGGCTCCCGAGGAAGCCCGCGAGATTTTCGAGAGGGCCATCTCCCGGGGAGCTGTGCTCGTTGTTTTTGCCCGCTGTAAGGTTCACTACGAGGGAAGGGCCAAGAGCGAGCTCGGTTCCGGGGACAGGGTTATAGTCGTCAAACCGGACGGCTCTTTTCTCGTCCACCAGAGCAAGAAGAGGGAGCCCGTCAACTGGCAACCCCCGGGAAGCGTTGTCCGCTTTGAGATGCGCGAACTTCCGGCCCTCGTCTCGGTGAGGAGGAAACCCCGCGAGACCCTCGTGGTCGAGATGGAGGAGATATACCACGTGGTTCTCTTTCGGGCGGAGGACTACGAGGAGCTGGCCCTCACCGGCAGCGAGGCAGAGATGGCCGAGATGATATTCAGGAAGCCCGAACTGATAGAGCACGGTTTCAGGCCCCTTCACAGGGAGAAACCGATAAGGCACGGAATAGTGGACATCCTCGGTGTGGATAAAGACGGAAACGTCGTCGTCCTCGAGCTGAAGCGCAGGCGGGCCGAACTTCACGCGGTCAGGCAGCTTAAGAGCTACGTAGAGACCTTAAAGGAGGAGTACGGGGATAGGGTTAGGGGAATCCTCGTCGCCCCCTCTTTAACTTCGGGGGCAAGGAAGCTCCTCGAAAAGGAGGGTCTTGAGTTCAGAAAGCTTGAGCCCCCAAAAAGGGAGAGAAGCAGGGGCAGGCAGAGGACTCTCTTTTAA
- the radA gene encoding DNA repair and recombination protein RadA — translation MARKKKAEEDVKELEEFEELEVVGESGSKPSRSKDREVKSLEDLPGVGPATAEKLREAGYDTIEAIAVASPLELKEIAGISEGAALKIIQAAREAANIGTFMRADEYMERRKSIGRISTGSKALDKLLGGGIETQAITEVFGEFGSGKTQLAHTLAVMVQLPPEEGGLGGSVIWIDTENTFRPERIKQIAENRGLDPDEVLKNIYVARAFNSNHQMLLVEKAEEIIKEKASTDRPVKLLIVDSLMSHFRSEYVGRGTLAERQQKLAKHLADLHRLADLYDIAVFVTNQVQAKPDAFFGDPTRPVGGHILAHSATLRVYLRKGKAGKRVARLIDSPHLPEGEAVFRITDKGVED, via the coding sequence ATGGCGAGAAAGAAGAAAGCTGAGGAGGACGTTAAGGAACTCGAAGAGTTTGAGGAGCTTGAAGTTGTTGGCGAGTCCGGTTCAAAGCCTTCACGCTCAAAGGACAGGGAGGTTAAGTCCCTTGAAGACCTTCCGGGCGTTGGCCCCGCCACCGCCGAAAAGCTCAGGGAGGCCGGCTACGACACCATAGAGGCCATAGCCGTTGCTTCACCCCTTGAACTCAAGGAGATAGCGGGCATAAGCGAGGGCGCTGCCCTCAAGATAATTCAGGCGGCCAGAGAGGCGGCCAACATCGGAACCTTCATGCGTGCCGATGAATACATGGAGAGGAGGAAGAGCATAGGCAGGATTTCCACTGGAAGTAAGGCTCTCGACAAGCTACTCGGTGGTGGCATCGAGACCCAGGCTATAACAGAGGTCTTCGGAGAATTTGGGAGTGGAAAGACTCAGCTCGCTCACACTCTGGCCGTGATGGTCCAGTTGCCCCCCGAGGAGGGTGGCCTCGGCGGTTCGGTCATCTGGATAGACACCGAGAACACCTTCAGGCCTGAGAGGATAAAGCAGATAGCCGAAAACCGCGGGCTTGACCCGGATGAAGTCCTGAAGAACATCTATGTAGCCAGAGCTTTCAACAGCAACCACCAGATGCTCCTTGTTGAGAAGGCCGAGGAGATAATCAAGGAGAAGGCCTCGACCGACAGGCCCGTCAAGCTACTCATCGTTGATTCCCTCATGTCCCACTTCAGGAGCGAGTACGTGGGCAGGGGTACCTTAGCGGAGAGACAGCAGAAGCTGGCGAAGCACCTCGCTGACCTTCATCGCCTTGCGGACCTCTACGACATAGCCGTCTTCGTCACCAACCAGGTTCAGGCTAAGCCCGATGCCTTCTTCGGCGACCCCACGAGGCCAGTCGGCGGTCACATTTTAGCACACAGCGCAACGCTCAGGGTTTACCTCAGGAAGGGCAAGGCCGGGAAGAGGGTTGCTCGCTTGATAGACAGCCCGCACCTTCCCGAGGGCGAGGCCGTCTTCAGGATAACCGACAAGGGTGTTGAGGACTAA
- a CDS encoding ion channel — protein sequence MLPVHVVRKLLRMGIRVRRSRVIQIALAVLMLAVVFAILFERFEGVDFFTAFYWAVITMATIGYGDVTPQTTAGRVVAMIASVAGISTFTALVSILAEYVISSSIRRMMGMHRIGYEGHYVVIGQGSSVPSCVGELLSAMERRELERKPLVVVFPSEEERRKVELPEEVEVLIGDPLNRETLERASVGRASTVVLALEDDSKSVFVTLMVKRLSRARVLVEALSLESVELLKQAGADRVVLSRSLAGRLLASSIFEPEVVDVIDDLTTSREGYDITVVERPELWGWRYGEVLEVLSREGLFPIGYYTEKPVLGPALDEKIPEGSKLIVVKTRISSGK from the coding sequence ATGCTTCCGGTGCACGTGGTTCGAAAACTCCTTCGCATGGGCATCAGGGTCAGGAGGAGCAGGGTCATCCAGATAGCGCTGGCCGTTCTGATGCTCGCCGTTGTCTTTGCGATTCTCTTCGAGCGTTTCGAGGGCGTTGACTTCTTCACAGCCTTCTACTGGGCAGTCATAACGATGGCAACGATAGGCTACGGAGACGTTACTCCCCAGACTACAGCAGGAAGGGTAGTTGCGATGATAGCCTCTGTGGCCGGAATATCCACTTTCACGGCCCTCGTGTCTATACTCGCCGAATACGTCATTTCATCGTCTATAAGGAGGATGATGGGAATGCACAGGATTGGTTATGAAGGCCATTACGTCGTCATAGGTCAGGGGAGTAGCGTGCCCAGCTGTGTTGGTGAGCTTCTCTCCGCGATGGAGAGGAGGGAGCTTGAGAGGAAACCCCTCGTGGTCGTTTTCCCGAGCGAGGAGGAGCGACGGAAGGTCGAGCTTCCTGAGGAGGTTGAGGTGCTCATAGGCGACCCCCTCAACAGGGAGACCCTTGAGCGGGCCTCGGTTGGAAGGGCATCCACGGTGGTGCTGGCTCTTGAGGACGACTCCAAGTCCGTCTTCGTGACCCTTATGGTGAAGAGGCTTTCCCGTGCGAGGGTTCTGGTGGAGGCGTTGAGCCTTGAGAGCGTCGAACTGCTTAAGCAGGCCGGGGCCGACAGGGTGGTGCTGAGCAGAAGCCTCGCCGGTCGCCTGCTGGCGAGCTCAATCTTTGAGCCGGAGGTCGTTGACGTCATAGACGACCTCACAACCTCGCGGGAGGGCTACGACATAACTGTTGTCGAGAGGCCCGAGCTGTGGGGTTGGAGATACGGTGAGGTCCTTGAGGTTCTCTCCCGGGAAGGCCTCTTCCCGATAGGTTACTACACTGAAAAGCCCGTGCTGGGCCCGGCACTCGACGAGAAAATCCCGGAGGGGAGCAAGCTGATAGTCGTCAAGACGAGAATTTCCAGTGGAAAATAG